The following nucleotide sequence is from Fibrobacter sp. UBA4297.
CCATGTGGACCCGCGCGCTAAATGGAGCGACGGCAAGTCGATCACTGCCGAAGACGTGCAGTTCTATTACGACGTCATCATGGACGAGAAAAACCTCACGCCGATTTTCAAGGTGGGCCTCAGCCGCTTTGAACGCCCGGAAGTCGTCGATAGCTTGACGGTCCGCATGACTGCCAAGGAATCTCATTGGGGCAACTTCTGGGAAGCCGCCGGCATGCTTGCATTCCCGAAGCATGTGTGGGGAGGCAAGGACTTCAACAAGATTCGTTACGAATTCCCGGTCGTCTCTGGTCCGTACATCATCAAGACGTTCCGCGAAGACCGCTTTGTCGAACTCCAGCGCCGCAGCGACTGGTGGGGCTTCAAAAAGAACTGGAACCATGGCAAGTACAACTTCCAGAAAATCCGTTACCGCTTCATGAACGACCAGACCAAGGCGCTTGAAGCGTTCAAGAAGCAGGACTTCAACGCCTACGCCATTTACACGAGCAGCATCTGGATGAAGCAGACCGATTTTGATGCCGTGAAAAAAGGCTGGGCCGTCAAGCAGCGCATCTACAACAAGGAACCGATTGGCTTCCAGGGCATGGCCATCAACCTTCGCAAGCCGCAGTTCCAGGATGTCCGCGTCCGCCGTGCGCTCTCGTACCTCTTGAATCGTGAAACGATGAACGAAAAGTACATGTACGGCCAGTACTTCCTCTTGAACAGCTATTATCCGGACCTTTGGGCGAATAACCAGAACCCGACGGCGCCAGTCTACAGCTACAATCCCGAAAAGGCCCGTGCGCTTTTTGCCGAAGCGGGCTACAAGGTGAATGGCGAAGGCGTTCTCGAAAAGGACGGCAAGCCGTTTGCGATTAACTTCATCACGAGCCAGGAAGACTTGCGCCACCTCACGCTTTTCCAGGAAGACCTCAAAAAGGTGGGCGTGGTGGCGACCATCGAACAGATGAGCCAGAGCACGCTCCGCAAGCGCTTGGACGATGCTGACTTTGACCTTTACTGGGTGAACTGGGGTGCAGGCCGCCTCCGCGACCCGGAAGCGAGCTGGATTTCTACGACCGCCATGCAGAAGGGCACGAACAACCTTGCCGGCGTTCAGGATAAGGTCGTCGATAGCCTCATCAACTTGCAGAAGACGGAATTCGATCTCGCGAAGAGGAACGAAATCTTGAAAGCCCTGGACAATCGCCTCGCCGAAATCGTCCCGTACGTGCTCATGTGGCAATGCGACCACCATCGCATCCTCTATTGGAACCGTTACGGCACGCCCGAAAAGGTGCTCGACCAGTTCAACCGCGAAGATGCAATCCCCGTCTATTGGTGGGTCGATCCGGTCAAGTCCGCCGCTCTCGACAAGGCGATGAAATCCGGCGAAAGCCTCCCCATCCCGCCGTTTGATATTAGATAGTAGGCAGTAGACGGTAGACCGTAGGAAGTTGCGCTTCGCGCGCAGTTCCTTAGCACTTGTCATGCCCGTCCCGGAACAAGTCCGGGATGACTGTCGGGCATCTACATCTCATCAAATCTTGAAACGCAAAAGTCCCGGCCATGCCGGGACTTTTTATAGATGGATAAAGATTTCAGTTAAAAGGCTACGTTGACAGAACCTTCTATGGTGACTGTCATCTTAGTGTTGCCACTCGTATAGATGAGGTAGTCATCATCACCAAGGCCCAGTGTCACGCAGGCATCAAAAGAGAGCATCGGGTTCACTTTGAAGTTCGCACCTACGTACGGAGCAACGCCGACATCGCCACTTGTTTCGGCAGATTTTTTGCCTCTTGTCTTTTCGTCATTAAGCAAAATGTCAAAGGTGATGCCGAAGTACGGGGAAACGACCTGGGAAACGTTCGGATCCAATTCTGCATTGAGAATCAAGCTCATCGGTCCTTTCTTACGGTCATCGCCTTCGGTCGTAATGGAAAGGCCTGCTTCCGTTCCAAGGGCGACTCCGCCAAAGTCTTGGGAGTACTGACCACCGAAGTAGAATCCGAAACCGTCATCAGAGATTTTATCCTTGCCGGTCGGGAACGTTACGTCGAGGAATGCGGCTACAGTGGGGATAATCTGGTAGCGTGCACCGAAAGTCAGGTTTTCCATGCCTGTATTGTGGTCATTATTACCGTCGTAACGGCTA
It contains:
- a CDS encoding extracellular solute-binding protein; translated protein: MNTFSLRSLLAVPMAAALAFALAACNESGDSKSGQSSKKGAAVSEADCPILPLDSTATGEFDPIASKEARACGSITLWGSAMPKSFNMWEDYNSFSAELMNMMFEPLVSLHTTEDREVGILADKWEVSEDGKTFTFHVDPRAKWSDGKSITAEDVQFYYDVIMDEKNLTPIFKVGLSRFERPEVVDSLTVRMTAKESHWGNFWEAAGMLAFPKHVWGGKDFNKIRYEFPVVSGPYIIKTFREDRFVELQRRSDWWGFKKNWNHGKYNFQKIRYRFMNDQTKALEAFKKQDFNAYAIYTSSIWMKQTDFDAVKKGWAVKQRIYNKEPIGFQGMAINLRKPQFQDVRVRRALSYLLNRETMNEKYMYGQYFLLNSYYPDLWANNQNPTAPVYSYNPEKARALFAEAGYKVNGEGVLEKDGKPFAINFITSQEDLRHLTLFQEDLKKVGVVATIEQMSQSTLRKRLDDADFDLYWVNWGAGRLRDPEASWISTTAMQKGTNNLAGVQDKVVDSLINLQKTEFDLAKRNEILKALDNRLAEIVPYVLMWQCDHHRILYWNRYGTPEKVLDQFNREDAIPVYWWVDPVKSAALDKAMKSGESLPIPPFDIR
- a CDS encoding transporter, giving the protein MLKKAIVGTALLASASFATFSNFPVPAPMSGEAKIVGDFIIHDKWKGLDLSAKARFVPTQNLELYLKLPFRPISRYDGNNDHNTGMENLTFGARYQIIPTVAAFLDVTFPTGKDKISDDGFGFYFGGQYSQDFGGVALGTEAGLSITTEGDDRKKGPMSLILNAELDPNVSQVVSPYFGITFDILLNDEKTRGKKSAETSGDVGVAPYVGANFKVNPMLSFDACVTLGLGDDDYLIYTSGNTKMTVTIEGSVNVAF